One Jeotgalicoccus saudimassiliensis DNA window includes the following coding sequences:
- a CDS encoding MFS transporter: MDNKNISNNYWIKIVIVFTLGWVAIYATRTILNPIMTNIQSEFAINAAQLGLISSLFFLGYTATQIPSGFLGDKFGRKKMIIPAFIGFGILAIISGQMVTFYMFLMMWFLTGMFQGVFYGPQYGLSSEAIPQKRLTLGSAIINSGMAIGMSAGYWISSITVQEMDMSWRTPFWIMGVIVIVIGIVMWIMVKEHPPGYKAPDSANGVPEKLKMSELFKNRNLILAFITIFCSIYGFFVILTWLPYYLETARGISGSSVAFVSSLVPWASIPGMLFFGWLSDKLGKQRPVLLVMVPLAFISTVSIVLFEQMWVLYVSLIVYGIVGKLSTNPVLIAVVANNAPRVGLATSFGIYNFIGMSASILAPYITGFITDVTGNLDMGFYLAGGLLVVGIIAVFMLDESGYKKVGHVEKVK, translated from the coding sequence ATGGACAACAAAAACATTTCCAACAATTACTGGATAAAAATTGTCATTGTCTTTACGCTCGGTTGGGTTGCAATTTATGCAACGCGTACAATTTTAAACCCGATTATGACAAATATTCAGTCGGAATTCGCCATTAACGCAGCTCAATTAGGTCTGATCAGCAGTCTATTCTTCCTCGGTTATACTGCGACTCAAATACCTTCAGGATTTTTAGGAGATAAATTCGGCCGTAAGAAAATGATTATTCCGGCATTTATCGGATTTGGTATACTGGCAATTATTTCAGGACAGATGGTTACATTCTATATGTTCCTGATGATGTGGTTCCTGACTGGTATGTTCCAGGGGGTATTCTACGGACCGCAGTATGGTTTATCATCTGAAGCAATTCCTCAGAAACGCTTAACACTCGGCAGTGCGATTATTAACAGCGGTATGGCAATCGGTATGTCAGCAGGTTACTGGATTTCAAGTATTACAGTACAGGAAATGGACATGTCATGGAGAACACCATTCTGGATTATGGGTGTTATCGTAATCGTAATCGGTATTGTGATGTGGATTATGGTTAAAGAACACCCGCCGGGCTATAAAGCGCCGGACAGTGCAAACGGTGTTCCGGAGAAACTTAAAATGTCAGAACTGTTTAAAAACAGAAACCTTATTTTAGCTTTTATTACTATATTCTGTTCGATTTACGGATTCTTCGTAATTCTTACATGGCTTCCGTACTACCTTGAAACAGCTCGCGGCATCAGCGGATCAAGCGTTGCATTCGTGTCATCATTAGTACCGTGGGCATCAATTCCGGGAATGCTGTTCTTCGGATGGCTGTCTGATAAACTGGGGAAACAGCGTCCGGTCCTTTTGGTTATGGTGCCGCTGGCATTTATCTCGACAGTATCAATTGTCCTTTTTGAGCAGATGTGGGTACTGTACGTATCACTGATTGTTTACGGTATCGTCGGTAAGCTGAGTACGAACCCTGTACTGATCGCAGTAGTTGCGAACAACGCACCGCGCGTCGGACTCGCAACATCATTCGGTATTTATAACTTCATCGGAATGTCGGCATCGATACTGGCGCCGTACATTACAGGATTCATTACGGATGTTACAGGAAACCTGGATATGGGCTTCTACCTGGCAGGCGGACTGCTGGTTGTAGGTATTATTGCGGTATTCATGCTTGATGAATCAGGTTATAAGAAAGTCGGACACGTGGAAAAAGTTAAATAA
- a CDS encoding SLC13 family permease, with the protein MVQRSYDNLWSESKRTKSLLKFFSSEELRNAASGAPSPGEHRIAYKPAQLIGLILGPLLFVLALMFIDSVSLDSSGVFVVAAALWIATWWVTEAIPIPATSLLPLVLFPMGGVMTNQDAASFYGNDIIFLFLGGFLLAVAMEKWNLHTRIALSIIKAIGTTTATILLGFMISTALLSMFVSNTAAVMIMIPIGLAIIKEAHSLSTPELQRDVKLFEKALVLGIGYAGTIGGLGTLIGTPPLIILAGQMKEIFDYEMNFATWMLVGIPVVIVLLAIAWAYMNFFSFKHGMRELPGGRKIITDELDKLGKTTREEKWVLAVFILAALLWIMRGFFFDQFAFTEMLGDGSIAMFAAVLLFIIPSKKQNGRVLDWSVSRDLPWGVLLLFGGGLALAGAIVATGVDKWIGEMLSGVSGMPIVLMIAIVAILILFLTEFTSNTATATMILPVLAGLAMALDVHPLALMAPAAMAANCAFMLPVGTPPNAIVFGTNKVSITEMVKTGFGLNVIATVIIIVVVYFWVPVVFGVDLHTFPF; encoded by the coding sequence ATTGTCCAGAGAAGTTACGACAACTTATGGAGTGAATCAAAAAGGACAAAGTCGTTATTAAAATTTTTCAGTTCTGAAGAATTAAGAAATGCGGCATCTGGTGCACCGTCACCTGGTGAGCATAGAATAGCCTATAAACCGGCTCAGTTAATCGGTTTAATTTTAGGGCCGCTGCTTTTTGTACTGGCTTTAATGTTTATAGACTCAGTCTCTCTTGACAGTTCCGGAGTTTTCGTAGTCGCTGCAGCACTGTGGATTGCTACGTGGTGGGTTACTGAAGCAATTCCGATACCGGCAACGTCACTGCTGCCTTTAGTGTTGTTCCCGATGGGCGGGGTTATGACCAATCAGGATGCCGCGAGTTTCTACGGAAATGATATTATTTTCTTATTCCTTGGTGGTTTCCTGTTAGCAGTAGCGATGGAAAAGTGGAACTTACATACGCGTATCGCATTGTCGATTATTAAAGCAATCGGTACGACGACTGCGACAATTCTTTTAGGGTTCATGATTTCAACTGCATTACTGTCTATGTTCGTTTCGAACACAGCAGCGGTTATGATCATGATTCCGATTGGTCTGGCAATTATTAAAGAGGCGCATTCACTGTCTACACCGGAATTGCAAAGAGATGTAAAGTTATTTGAAAAGGCTTTAGTACTTGGTATCGGTTATGCGGGTACTATCGGTGGTCTCGGTACACTGATTGGTACACCGCCGCTAATTATTCTGGCAGGTCAGATGAAAGAAATCTTTGATTACGAGATGAACTTCGCAACATGGATGCTTGTTGGTATACCGGTTGTTATTGTACTGCTTGCTATTGCATGGGCATACATGAACTTCTTCAGTTTTAAACACGGTATGAGAGAATTGCCGGGTGGACGTAAAATTATTACGGATGAACTGGATAAACTTGGGAAAACGACAAGAGAAGAAAAATGGGTACTGGCTGTATTTATCCTGGCAGCACTGCTATGGATTATGCGCGGGTTCTTCTTCGACCAGTTTGCATTTACAGAAATGCTTGGTGACGGTTCAATCGCGATGTTTGCAGCAGTTCTTCTGTTCATTATTCCATCTAAAAAACAAAACGGCCGTGTCCTGGACTGGTCTGTTTCAAGAGATCTGCCGTGGGGCGTACTGCTGCTATTCGGCGGAGGACTTGCGTTAGCCGGAGCAATCGTTGCAACGGGTGTTGATAAATGGATTGGGGAAATGCTGTCGGGTGTAAGCGGTATGCCAATCGTTTTAATGATTGCAATTGTTGCGATCTTAATTTTATTCCTGACAGAGTTTACGTCAAATACAGCGACAGCAACGATGATTTTACCGGTACTTGCCGGTCTCGCAATGGCACTTGACGTTCATCCTCTGGCATTAATGGCGCCTGCTGCGATGGCTGCCAACTGTGCGTTCATGCTTCCTGTAGGGACGCCGCCAAATGCGATTGTCTTTGGTACAAATAAAGTTTCTATCACAGAAATGGTAAAAACAGGGTTCGGACTGAATGTAATAGCGACAGTTATTATTATAGTAGTCGTCTATTTCTGGGTACCGGTTGTATTCGGTGTCGATCTTCATACATTCCCGTTCTAA
- a CDS encoding PucR family transcriptional regulator, with product MVSIREILSLERFSNFKLINKNADLSREVTSVDITETPDVKDYTSQHTLLLTTAMNFKGDQQSLINFISELDSVPVAALGIKLSRFIHKIDQDVIDHADKLGFPLIEIPENWKLGQATHSISTYISQDETEKLYYALEVQQRMNSMLIKEFSVERMLNQLSQFLRLPLVLINPFYKVEVTSNDFNNNQKLLKENLRYFNDVYLPDKDSVNVDFNSKIAVFEVPAFSYFPYYLIVSNLETISYPFSHLAIEQAINSLSFAIYKDSRIRATEQEDVNLLFSALINTNEGSPISFESNPEFFERYQLKDSSYYKVIICGIDAGSDIENSEYVNERYQLTFEWLKSVLVTLDPNISIFGFGDSNKFAILLQEKHEYYQAYCRHLQQEYKKFFKESLSFGIGNEVSDFTQIHSSFVEALETFELCQSEGQREFLEVYRPRNFEELLQLLPPDKVRPFVLSTLGELAFPQNTKDKELKKTLQIYMDNQCDITKTSNEIFVHRNTVKYRINKCEELLNVNVMDSVHSLNIRLALFISQHIQDLNQ from the coding sequence TTGGTATCTATTAGAGAAATTTTATCATTGGAACGCTTCAGCAACTTCAAACTGATTAATAAAAATGCCGATTTGTCACGCGAAGTGACAAGCGTCGATATTACAGAAACACCCGATGTTAAGGATTATACATCACAGCATACGCTGCTTCTGACTACTGCGATGAATTTTAAGGGTGATCAGCAGTCGCTGATTAATTTTATCAGCGAACTCGACAGCGTACCGGTTGCCGCCCTCGGCATAAAGCTGTCACGCTTCATCCATAAGATCGATCAGGACGTGATTGACCACGCTGACAAACTAGGATTCCCGCTCATAGAAATACCGGAAAACTGGAAACTGGGACAGGCGACCCACAGCATCTCAACCTACATTTCCCAGGATGAAACTGAAAAGCTTTACTACGCACTGGAAGTCCAGCAGCGCATGAATTCAATGCTTATAAAAGAATTCAGTGTCGAACGTATGCTGAATCAGCTGAGCCAGTTTTTACGCCTGCCGCTCGTACTGATTAACCCGTTTTATAAAGTGGAAGTTACAAGCAATGATTTTAACAATAATCAAAAACTGCTGAAAGAAAACCTGAGATATTTCAACGATGTATATCTCCCGGATAAAGACAGTGTTAACGTTGATTTCAACAGTAAGATTGCTGTGTTTGAAGTACCTGCATTCAGCTACTTCCCCTACTATTTAATCGTTTCGAACCTTGAAACAATCAGTTATCCGTTCAGTCATCTGGCAATTGAGCAGGCGATTAACTCACTGTCCTTCGCTATTTATAAAGATTCAAGAATCCGTGCAACAGAACAGGAAGACGTCAATCTGCTGTTCAGCGCACTGATTAATACAAATGAAGGATCTCCAATCAGCTTTGAAAGTAACCCTGAGTTTTTCGAACGCTATCAGCTGAAAGACTCCAGTTATTATAAAGTGATTATTTGCGGCATTGATGCCGGCAGTGATATAGAAAACTCAGAGTACGTCAACGAACGGTACCAGCTGACATTTGAATGGCTGAAAAGCGTACTGGTCACACTCGATCCGAACATCAGTATTTTCGGCTTTGGCGATTCAAATAAATTCGCTATTCTCCTGCAGGAAAAACACGAATATTATCAGGCATACTGCCGACACCTGCAGCAGGAGTACAAAAAGTTCTTTAAAGAATCTCTGTCATTCGGGATCGGGAATGAAGTATCCGACTTTACACAGATTCATTCTTCATTCGTCGAAGCACTGGAAACATTTGAACTGTGCCAGTCCGAAGGGCAACGGGAATTTCTGGAAGTATACCGTCCAAGGAATTTCGAGGAGTTACTGCAGCTGCTGCCGCCGGACAAAGTCCGTCCGTTCGTACTCAGCACGCTCGGTGAACTTGCATTTCCGCAAAATACTAAAGACAAAGAACTCAAAAAAACGCTGCAGATTTACATGGATAACCAGTGTGATATTACGAAAACATCCAATGAGATTTTCGTCCACAGAAATACGGTAAAATACCGTATTAACAAATGCGAAGAGCTTCTGAACGTTAATGTGATGGATTCTGTTCATTCATTAAATATACGTCTCGCCCTCTTTATTTCACAGCACATACAGGATTTAAATCAGTAA
- the allB gene encoding allantoinase AllB — protein sequence MAFDLVVKNGLVILPGGEKNVDIGVTDGKIAAIGTDIDAGDARVVDAAGLIVSPGMIDAHVHISEPGGSIRDHWEGYDTGTRASAKGGVTSFIEMPLNQIPATVDAESIQKKFDAGEDKLSVDVYSYGGLVPFNLNGGIQELDDNGVVAYKAFVATAGDRTIEGDFMNVDDYSLYEGMRQIAKTGKLLSIHAENGPITDKLGQLAQERGETSLAAYVDSRPVFTEVEPIQKIILFARETGCRVHIVHVACEEGIDLIHQAASEGVDITCETCTHYLYFYKEELDDIGPVVKCSPPIREKSRLEGMWDRVFDGKVMFVTSDHSPCTPDLKDTDNAFEAWGGISGIQNNVDMLFDEAVQKRGMSLVQFSDIIATNVAERFALEGKGRIEVGYDADFVLIKGDSPYTVEKEELEYRNKISPYIGREIGAQVAGTILRGEEIYSLENGVSDVKIGKFYK from the coding sequence ATGGCTTTTGATTTAGTTGTAAAAAACGGCCTGGTAATTTTACCGGGTGGAGAAAAGAATGTCGATATCGGTGTAACTGACGGTAAAATCGCAGCAATCGGTACGGATATCGATGCAGGCGACGCCCGCGTTGTTGATGCAGCAGGCTTAATAGTATCACCTGGTATGATTGACGCTCACGTACACATCAGTGAACCGGGCGGCAGCATTCGCGATCACTGGGAAGGGTATGATACAGGTACACGCGCTTCAGCTAAAGGCGGCGTGACTTCATTTATCGAAATGCCTTTAAACCAAATCCCTGCAACAGTTGATGCAGAATCTATTCAGAAGAAATTCGACGCAGGTGAAGACAAACTTTCAGTAGACGTCTACAGCTACGGCGGATTAGTACCGTTTAACCTTAACGGCGGAATCCAGGAGCTGGATGATAACGGTGTTGTTGCGTATAAAGCATTCGTAGCAACTGCCGGAGACCGAACAATTGAAGGCGACTTCATGAACGTTGACGATTATTCTCTATATGAAGGAATGCGTCAGATTGCGAAGACAGGCAAACTTTTATCAATCCACGCGGAAAATGGACCGATTACAGATAAACTTGGTCAGCTTGCACAGGAACGCGGTGAAACATCACTTGCAGCTTACGTGGACTCGCGTCCTGTATTTACTGAAGTCGAACCGATTCAGAAAATTATTTTATTTGCACGCGAAACAGGATGCCGTGTGCACATCGTACACGTGGCATGTGAAGAAGGTATAGACCTGATTCACCAGGCTGCAAGTGAAGGCGTGGACATCACTTGTGAAACTTGTACGCACTACCTGTACTTCTATAAAGAAGAACTGGATGATATCGGACCGGTTGTGAAATGCTCACCGCCAATCCGTGAAAAATCACGCCTTGAAGGAATGTGGGACCGCGTATTCGACGGTAAAGTAATGTTCGTAACGAGCGACCACTCACCATGTACACCGGATCTTAAAGATACGGACAACGCGTTTGAAGCATGGGGCGGAATTTCAGGAATCCAGAACAACGTGGATATGCTGTTTGATGAAGCAGTTCAAAAACGCGGTATGTCACTTGTACAGTTCTCTGACATTATCGCAACAAACGTTGCAGAACGCTTTGCACTTGAAGGAAAAGGACGCATCGAAGTTGGATACGATGCTGACTTTGTGCTGATTAAAGGCGATTCTCCGTACACAGTTGAAAAAGAAGAACTTGAATACCGCAACAAGATCAGTCCGTATATCGGACGTGAAATCGGCGCTCAGGTTGCCGGTACAATTTTACGCGGTGAAGAAATATATTCACTTGAAAACGGCGTAAGCGACGTTAAAATCGGTAAATTTTATAAATAA
- a CDS encoding alpha/beta hydrolase, translating to MTTVTIKETDAYTLYGDLYENTAQNESDVLGTLIYLHGGGLVFGERTDLPSEYIDVLRHKFNVLAADYRLAPESDIDDIFTDLQHIYHFAAALKHGPVYIMGRSAGGYLSLIAARDFDIAGVIDFYGYFNFTHSDFNYLPHDQKHLDVMLTEELAGRNIRDYVTVSESPDPRYLLYLYYRKAGNWQKMIGIDLEANNDKYRLTKEDMGGLPPVFAVHAKGDPDVPVFFSRKVTKSAPVAEFVEVDTAVHNFDQEVTAENISLYERAVEFMSKHAEQQT from the coding sequence ATGACTACAGTAACGATAAAAGAAACAGATGCTTATACTCTCTACGGTGATCTGTATGAAAACACCGCACAAAATGAATCGGATGTGCTCGGCACTCTTATTTATTTACACGGCGGCGGTCTCGTATTCGGAGAAAGAACAGACCTCCCTTCAGAATATATAGACGTACTCAGACATAAATTTAACGTGCTGGCTGCAGATTACAGATTAGCGCCGGAATCTGATATCGATGATATCTTTACCGACTTACAACACATATATCACTTTGCAGCTGCTTTGAAACACGGCCCTGTCTATATAATGGGAAGATCTGCCGGCGGATATTTAAGCCTGATCGCTGCACGCGACTTCGATATCGCCGGCGTCATTGACTTCTACGGCTATTTCAACTTTACCCACAGCGACTTTAACTACCTGCCCCACGACCAGAAACATCTGGACGTAATGCTGACGGAAGAACTCGCAGGCCGGAACATCCGCGATTACGTGACCGTGAGCGAATCACCGGATCCGAGATATCTGCTCTATCTCTACTATAGAAAAGCCGGTAACTGGCAGAAGATGATCGGTATTGATCTAGAGGCCAATAATGATAAATACCGCCTGACGAAAGAAGACATGGGCGGGCTGCCGCCGGTCTTCGCCGTGCACGCCAAGGGCGATCCGGATGTTCCGGTATTCTTCAGCAGAAAGGTCACAAAATCTGCACCGGTTGCGGAATTCGTCGAAGTCGATACCGCCGTGCATAACTTCGATCAGGAAGTTACCGCTGAGAATATCTCATTATATGAACGTGCAGTCGAGTTTATGAGTAAACACGCTGAACAACAGACTTAA
- the allC gene encoding allantoate deiminase, with translation MDIRETFEKLDKQFTSYGGLEPRGITRLLYSEEWRQAVSALQDIFKENGLEVSSDAVGNVSGRLVGSEFPDETIMSGSHIDTVAEGGHLDGQFGILAALVATLYLKEKYGQPKRSIEVLSIAEEEGSRFPYTFWGVKNFFNLQNNDDVKDIADGDGIKFVDAMRESGFDFKTDDKVRDDIKAFVEVHIEQGQILEKEEKQIGVVTGIVGQKRYTINLKGEANHAGTTPMGYRKDAVVAFTEIVQTLVQKAREIGDPLVITFGSVKPVPGVVNVVPGEVEFSIDTRHIDEAELNAFAKTVEGTINEVSDKYGITADINLWMEQSPALMDESIVKMIEESAEKVAGGSYKVMPSGAGHDAQIFSGYMPTGMIFVPSIGGISHNIEEATDVEDLVKGIEVLAETLYKLAY, from the coding sequence ATGGATATTCGTGAAACCTTTGAAAAACTGGATAAACAGTTTACAAGTTACGGCGGACTGGAACCCCGCGGTATAACACGATTATTATATTCTGAAGAATGGCGCCAGGCAGTCAGTGCACTGCAGGACATCTTCAAAGAGAACGGCCTGGAAGTTTCAAGCGACGCTGTCGGCAACGTTTCAGGACGTTTAGTCGGCAGTGAATTCCCTGATGAAACTATCATGAGCGGTTCACACATCGATACTGTTGCTGAAGGCGGACACCTGGATGGTCAGTTCGGAATTTTAGCAGCATTAGTCGCAACACTTTACTTGAAAGAAAAATACGGTCAGCCGAAACGCAGCATTGAAGTGCTGTCGATTGCCGAAGAGGAAGGTTCACGTTTCCCGTACACATTCTGGGGCGTTAAGAACTTCTTCAATCTTCAGAACAACGACGATGTTAAAGACATTGCAGACGGCGACGGCATTAAATTCGTCGATGCAATGAGAGAGTCGGGCTTTGACTTTAAAACAGACGATAAAGTGAGAGACGACATCAAAGCATTCGTAGAAGTACACATCGAGCAGGGCCAGATTCTTGAAAAAGAAGAAAAACAGATTGGTGTTGTGACAGGCATTGTCGGTCAGAAACGCTATACAATCAACCTAAAAGGTGAAGCGAACCACGCGGGTACTACTCCGATGGGCTACCGTAAAGATGCGGTTGTCGCATTTACTGAAATTGTCCAGACACTCGTTCAAAAAGCCCGTGAAATCGGCGATCCGTTAGTAATCACTTTCGGAAGTGTCAAACCGGTTCCGGGTGTAGTTAACGTAGTGCCGGGCGAAGTTGAATTCTCAATCGATACGCGTCACATCGATGAAGCGGAACTGAACGCATTCGCAAAAACTGTCGAGGGAACGATAAATGAAGTCTCGGACAAGTACGGTATCACAGCTGACATTAACTTATGGATGGAACAGTCACCTGCATTAATGGATGAATCAATCGTTAAGATGATTGAGGAATCTGCTGAAAAAGTTGCAGGCGGTTCATACAAAGTAATGCCTTCAGGTGCCGGGCACGATGCGCAGATTTTCTCAGGCTACATGCCGACAGGAATGATTTTCGTGCCGTCAATCGGCGGTATTTCTCACAACATCGAGGAAGCAACAGATGTTGAAGACCTTGTTAAAGGTATTGAAGTATTGGCTGAAACACTTTACAAATTAGCGTACTAA
- the allE gene encoding (S)-ureidoglycine aminohydrolase, with product MGYLNHQQGYREGLLETRSIVKNGAFAVLTPDGLVNNVVPGFDDCDMSILGSPRMGARFVDYLVTVKNQGGNTQGFGGNGVQTFMYVVYGNVTATVDGQSYELAEGGYVYVPPHLELTFVNNNNGEDSRLFLYKKRYQEAEGVGKPEIVTGNVNDIQQKAYEGMDEVLVQDLLPADIAYDMNFHILSFKPGASHGYIETHVQEHGAYVLSGRGMYNLDNNWMPVDKGDYIFMGAYALQATYAVGLDESFSYIYSKDANRDIEI from the coding sequence ATGGGTTACTTAAATCATCAGCAGGGATACAGAGAAGGATTATTGGAAACACGTTCAATCGTTAAAAATGGTGCATTCGCAGTACTGACTCCGGACGGCTTAGTAAATAACGTCGTACCGGGATTCGACGACTGTGACATGTCAATCTTAGGTTCACCACGCATGGGTGCACGTTTTGTTGACTACCTTGTAACAGTTAAAAACCAGGGTGGAAACACTCAGGGGTTCGGCGGAAACGGTGTTCAGACTTTCATGTACGTAGTATACGGAAACGTTACTGCAACAGTTGACGGACAGTCTTACGAACTGGCAGAAGGCGGATACGTTTACGTGCCACCACACCTTGAACTGACTTTCGTAAACAACAACAACGGTGAAGACAGCCGCTTATTCCTTTACAAAAAACGCTATCAGGAAGCAGAAGGCGTTGGGAAACCTGAAATCGTTACAGGCAATGTCAACGACATTCAGCAAAAAGCTTACGAAGGAATGGATGAAGTGCTTGTACAGGATCTTCTTCCTGCAGACATCGCATACGACATGAACTTCCACATTCTTTCATTCAAACCGGGTGCTTCACACGGTTATATCGAAACACACGTACAGGAGCACGGTGCTTACGTATTAAGCGGACGCGGAATGTACAACCTTGACAACAACTGGATGCCGGTTGACAAAGGAGACTACATCTTCATGGGTGCATACGCACTGCAGGCAACTTACGCTGTCGGTCTGGATGAGTCATTCTCTTACATTTACTCTAAAGATGCGAACAGAGACATCGAAATTTAA
- the allD gene encoding ureidoglycolate dehydrogenase, translating to MSENLVISNSEELRGLFKEKLMLNGMPEAFADRAADVLVWADERGIHSHGSVRMQYYSERCAKGGFNNEPELKFEKTGPSTGVYHGDNAVGHYVAYEAMEEAIKMAKESGIGAVGVSEMSHSGAIGYFVQKAAEEGMVALSMCQSDPMVVPFGGSEPYFGTNPIAFAAPRKNDTPIVFDMATTVQAWGKILDARSKNKDIPDTWAVDKDGNPTTDPYAVNALLPVAGPKGYGLMMMVDILSGSLLGLPHGKHVSSMYKDLSEYRRLGQFHLVINPDFFSSRDAMEEKMDTMVDELHGNKPATGFDQVYYPGELMEAQKAEYEKSGIPIPEDIMEYLKSDTPY from the coding sequence ATGTCAGAAAATCTGGTAATTTCCAATTCAGAAGAACTCCGCGGTTTATTTAAAGAGAAACTGATGCTTAACGGTATGCCTGAGGCGTTTGCGGATCGTGCCGCAGACGTTCTCGTCTGGGCAGACGAACGCGGTATTCACTCACACGGTTCAGTACGTATGCAGTATTACTCTGAACGCTGTGCAAAAGGCGGATTCAACAACGAGCCTGAACTGAAATTCGAGAAAACAGGACCGTCAACAGGTGTCTATCACGGTGATAACGCAGTCGGACACTACGTTGCTTACGAAGCAATGGAAGAAGCAATTAAAATGGCGAAAGAATCGGGCATCGGTGCAGTGGGTGTAAGTGAAATGAGCCATTCCGGCGCTATCGGCTACTTCGTTCAGAAAGCAGCTGAAGAAGGCATGGTTGCTTTATCAATGTGTCAGTCGGACCCGATGGTAGTACCATTCGGCGGCTCGGAACCGTATTTCGGTACGAACCCGATTGCATTCGCAGCACCGCGTAAAAACGATACACCAATCGTTTTCGATATGGCGACAACAGTGCAGGCATGGGGTAAAATCCTCGACGCACGCTCGAAAAATAAAGATATTCCGGACACGTGGGCAGTCGACAAAGACGGTAACCCGACAACTGATCCATACGCAGTAAACGCACTGCTTCCGGTTGCAGGACCGAAAGGTTACGGCTTAATGATGATGGTTGATATTCTGTCAGGCAGTCTCTTAGGCCTGCCGCACGGAAAACACGTATCAAGCATGTACAAAGATTTAAGCGAATACCGCCGTTTAGGCCAGTTCCACCTCGTAATCAATCCTGACTTCTTCAGCTCAAGAGATGCTATGGAAGAGAAGATGGATACGATGGTTGATGAACTTCACGGAAACAAACCGGCAACAGGATTCGACCAGGTATACTACCCGGGTGAATTAATGGAAGCTCAAAAAGCTGAATACGAAAAATCAGGCATTCCGATTCCAGAAGATATCATGGAGTATTTAAAGTCAGATACACCATATTAA
- the allD gene encoding ureidoglycolate dehydrogenase, with the protein MRVTKDELFELMKNKLHKAGLNEDAAADISDVLTFADHRGIHSHGAVRVEYYAERIAKGGITNDPEYKFEKTGPSTAVLDGDNGPGHQVAKQGMDKAIEIARENGVAVVGMTNISHSGALGYFVEQAAEQDMVAISVCQSDPMVVPFGGTDPYFGTNPIAFSAPTNDERIITFDMATTVQAWGKVLDARSKGNDIPDTWAVNDKGEPTTNSRDVHALVPVAGPKGYGLMMMVDILSGSLLGLPHGVHVSSMYKDLTAGRQLGQLHVVINPAHFTDIDRFKRQLSTMLDELKEQAPAPGFTEVNYPGERGRMRAEKYDEEGIEIVDEIYDYLVSDDIHFDRYHGKNRFAE; encoded by the coding sequence ATGCGTGTAACTAAAGATGAACTATTTGAGTTAATGAAAAATAAGCTTCATAAAGCAGGATTAAATGAAGATGCAGCGGCGGACATCAGTGACGTACTGACGTTTGCCGACCACCGGGGCATTCATTCCCACGGTGCTGTGCGCGTCGAGTATTACGCGGAACGTATAGCAAAAGGCGGCATCACAAACGATCCGGAATACAAGTTTGAAAAGACAGGGCCCTCTACAGCTGTTCTTGACGGCGACAACGGTCCCGGACACCAGGTTGCCAAACAGGGCATGGACAAAGCGATTGAAATTGCACGCGAAAACGGTGTGGCCGTTGTCGGTATGACCAACATTTCCCACTCCGGTGCGCTCGGCTACTTCGTAGAACAGGCAGCTGAACAGGACATGGTTGCAATTTCAGTCTGCCAGTCCGATCCGATGGTCGTGCCGTTCGGCGGTACTGATCCGTACTTCGGAACAAACCCGATTGCGTTCAGTGCACCGACGAATGACGAGCGTATAATTACGTTCGACATGGCGACGACAGTGCAGGCGTGGGGCAAAGTCCTCGATGCCCGTTCAAAAGGCAACGATATCCCCGACACATGGGCAGTAAACGACAAAGGTGAACCGACGACAAACTCGCGCGATGTTCACGCACTCGTTCCTGTTGCAGGACCGAAAGGTTACGGCCTGATGATGATGGTGGATATTCTGTCGGGGAGTCTCTTAGGCCTGCCGCACGGTGTACACGTATCAAGCATGTATAAAGATTTAACAGCAGGCAGACAGCTCGGCCAGCTTCATGTCGTTATTAACCCGGCGCATTTCACAGATATTGACAGATTCAAGCGCCAGCTTTCAACGATGCTCGATGAACTGAAAGAGCAGGCACCGGCACCAGGATTTACAGAAGTCAATTATCCGGGAGAGCGCGGCAGAATGCGTGCGGAGAAATACGACGAAGAAGGCATCGAAATTGTCGATGAAATTTATGATTACCTCGTGAGTGACGACATTCATTTTGACCGTTACCACGGCAAGAACAGATTTGCAGAATAA